A DNA window from Vicinamibacterales bacterium contains the following coding sequences:
- a CDS encoding DUF5916 domain-containing protein: protein MIRRALLGGLGLGVAVAAAAAEPAVTIVRVQQAPRLETYLTVEADRLPGAIQGFVQREPRDGRPASRPTTAFLFYDEHNLYAIVICRDEPAGIRARYARRDAIDADDRVALYLDTFHDRQRAYVFAVNPVGVQSDAVVTEGQEDDPSFDTLWYSEARLTEFGYGVKMTIPFRSLRFSRALEQTWGLALSREVRRLDEEDFWPEVSKRSQSKVAQFAEATGVAGVAPGANAQFIPYAVYTDAREGAAAAERVARAGRYGLDAKVGLGPSFVVDGALNPDFSEVETDDPQVTVNERFEVFFPERRPFFIENAGYFATPTPLFFSRRLRDPAGGGRVTGKAGPWVVAALAMRDRATPDTDAATAAVAAVRREFASGSRVGVLVTSRAGEAVSNQVVSVDGRLTLGRNWALSAQAMRSGTAGAAVRSAGTGLMAEAVRDGRHLDLTARYTDLAPGFDATLGFVPQVDIRRVDGETSYQWRPRGGVLSRFGPRLDGYAIADHAGVRQEWRVRPRFDVEFVDRTRLRVERSESLERYRGVDVRKWRHGLQAEMDADWGGFEASWEWGVDINRRPPAGALPGPVARRALEVAAVLTPGRHVKVQPALLLTRLDEVGPKGGGAAGRVLANDIARLKLHAQLTTTVALRAILDYERTAASPLLSAVRSRQGASLDLLGTIQVNPGTAFYVGYVHRLQPIDPEGRPLFTPFESVGRQLFVKASVLFRQ, encoded by the coding sequence ATGATCCGCCGGGCCCTGCTGGGCGGCCTCGGGCTCGGCGTCGCGGTTGCCGCCGCCGCGGCCGAACCCGCCGTCACGATCGTGCGCGTCCAGCAGGCGCCGCGACTCGAGACGTACCTCACGGTCGAGGCGGACCGCCTGCCAGGCGCCATCCAGGGGTTCGTGCAGCGCGAGCCCCGGGACGGCCGGCCCGCCAGCCGCCCCACGACGGCCTTCCTGTTCTACGACGAGCACAACCTCTATGCGATCGTGATCTGCCGCGACGAGCCCGCGGGCATCCGCGCCCGCTACGCCCGCAGGGACGCGATCGACGCCGACGACCGGGTGGCGCTCTATCTCGACACGTTCCACGATCGCCAGCGCGCGTACGTGTTCGCGGTGAATCCCGTCGGCGTGCAGTCCGACGCCGTCGTGACCGAAGGACAGGAGGACGACCCGTCGTTCGACACGCTGTGGTACAGCGAAGCGCGGCTCACGGAGTTCGGCTACGGGGTGAAGATGACGATCCCGTTTCGGAGCCTGCGCTTCTCGCGCGCCCTGGAGCAGACCTGGGGCCTGGCGCTGTCGCGCGAGGTGCGCCGCCTGGACGAGGAGGACTTCTGGCCGGAGGTGTCCAAGCGGTCGCAGTCCAAGGTGGCGCAGTTCGCCGAGGCAACCGGCGTCGCCGGCGTCGCGCCCGGGGCGAACGCGCAGTTCATCCCGTACGCCGTCTACACGGACGCCCGTGAGGGCGCCGCGGCCGCGGAGCGCGTCGCGCGCGCCGGACGCTACGGCCTGGACGCCAAGGTGGGCCTCGGCCCGTCGTTCGTCGTCGATGGGGCGCTCAATCCCGACTTCTCGGAAGTGGAGACCGACGATCCGCAGGTGACCGTCAACGAGCGCTTCGAGGTGTTCTTCCCCGAGCGGCGTCCCTTCTTCATCGAGAACGCCGGGTACTTCGCCACGCCCACGCCGTTGTTCTTCTCGCGGCGGCTGCGCGATCCCGCGGGTGGAGGCCGTGTCACGGGAAAGGCCGGGCCCTGGGTGGTGGCGGCCCTCGCCATGCGCGACAGGGCCACGCCGGACACGGACGCCGCGACCGCGGCCGTCGCGGCGGTCCGGCGGGAGTTCGCGAGCGGCAGCCGCGTCGGCGTGCTCGTCACGAGCCGCGCTGGCGAGGCCGTGTCGAACCAGGTCGTGTCGGTGGACGGGCGCCTGACGCTGGGACGCAACTGGGCGCTGAGCGCGCAGGCCATGCGCAGCGGGACCGCCGGCGCCGCCGTCCGCTCGGCGGGCACGGGCCTGATGGCGGAGGCCGTCCGCGACGGCCGGCACCTGGACCTGACGGCCCGCTACACCGACCTCGCGCCCGGCTTCGATGCGACGCTGGGCTTCGTCCCGCAGGTGGACATCCGGCGCGTGGACGGCGAGACGAGCTACCAGTGGCGCCCGCGCGGAGGCGTGCTGTCGCGCTTCGGTCCCCGCCTGGACGGCTACGCCATCGCGGACCACGCGGGGGTCCGCCAGGAGTGGCGCGTCCGGCCCCGGTTCGACGTGGAGTTCGTGGACCGGACGCGGCTGCGCGTCGAGCGCTCCGAGAGCCTGGAACGCTATCGGGGCGTGGACGTCCGCAAGTGGCGCCACGGGCTTCAGGCGGAAATGGACGCGGACTGGGGCGGGTTCGAGGCGTCGTGGGAGTGGGGCGTGGACATCAACCGTCGTCCGCCCGCCGGCGCGCTGCCGGGACCCGTCGCGCGGCGGGCGCTCGAGGTGGCGGCCGTGCTCACGCCCGGACGCCACGTGAAGGTCCAGCCGGCCCTCCTGTTGACGCGCCTCGACGAGGTGGGGCCGAAGGGTGGCGGCGCGGCGGGGCGGGTGCTGGCGAACGACATCGCCAGGCTGAAGCTCCACGCGCAGCTCACGACGACCGTGGCGCTCCGGGCCATCCTCGACTACGAACGCACCGCGGCCTCGCCCCTGCTGAGCGCCGTGCGGTCGCGGCAGGGGGCGAGCCTGGATCTGCTGGGAACGATCCAGGTGAATCCGGGCACTGCGTTCTACGTCGGCTACGTGCACCGCCTCCAGCCCATCGATCCCGAGGGCCGTCCCCTGTTCACGCCCTTCGAATCCGTCGGCCGGCAGCTGTTCGTCAAGGCGAGCGTGCTCTTCAGGCAGTAG
- a CDS encoding ABC transporter permease has translation MGQPPPPSDPLQAVVERWRAEVRRVLDDAPPDLVDEVAEHLAAAWQAAVDGGLDPAAADDRTREELARWRAHGAGGRAGAAWRRLVAGWDGDVRLAWRTIGGRPAFALGIVGLTALAVAAVATTVAVAYGLLWRPLPYPDGHRLAVLWQVQQGEEGQVSLPDFRDLAAAPVFDGAAALAGGRGSLRVGDGVDRVNALDADPSAFALLGARPQAGRLLTDADRGQANVLISDRLWRGRFGAAPDMVGRSIWMSGQTCTVVGVLAPGVDFELPVAGVFYLERHDIWRAPEPPGAFAERRDVRMFEGLVRLAPGVTLAEAQAAVDTLAARLAGQFPATNGGRTFRVAPLRDEIVARLRPPLRLAGLAAGATAILALVNMIALVTVRLTGRHTELAVRYALGAGRLRVRRQIVTDHAWLVAAGAVLGTAVARAIVTRLLASEAAHLPRPDAVRFDAPVTAVVALLGLTVVLALSVLPHRRARLSEALRQGARVDGGARRTGRVIIAVQVGLALTLASGSALLGLSVVRLRSLDPGFAAPGVSTARVSAYAEDYDGRQDVERFVAAVLAGVETLPGVTAVAAGSSLPLSGQSTSTSVAVEGRPRPAAELPSAGWEFVTPGYFETLGIAVVDGRPFAAADRDRQPHVTVINRALADELFPGGRAVGRRIAVGGDQTDLHEIVGVVNDVRHQALADPPAPRVYDLFGQHWGRTLYVVARSDADAPLAPASLRRAVAAVDPRAPVFETATLTELASRSAAPHVLTAAVAAGLALAGLLLALAGVAAVSASSAASRHREMGVRAALGASPGDLFRMMLGESAVTVIAGTAAGTVGAFITGRLLASRAFGVADADLVTLVPLVAGLLAAAGVMAAVPAARAAATTDPLEAMRAE, from the coding sequence GTGGGCCAGCCGCCGCCACCGTCGGACCCGCTGCAGGCCGTCGTGGAGCGCTGGCGCGCCGAGGTCCGGCGCGTGCTCGACGACGCGCCTCCGGATCTCGTCGACGAGGTGGCCGAGCACCTGGCCGCCGCGTGGCAGGCGGCGGTGGACGGCGGGCTCGATCCAGCCGCGGCCGACGACCGCACGCGCGAGGAGCTGGCACGCTGGCGGGCGCACGGCGCAGGCGGCCGGGCCGGCGCCGCCTGGCGGCGGCTCGTGGCGGGCTGGGACGGCGATGTGCGCCTGGCGTGGCGGACGATCGGCGGCCGGCCCGCCTTCGCGCTCGGCATCGTCGGCCTGACCGCCCTGGCCGTCGCGGCCGTGGCCACGACCGTGGCCGTGGCCTACGGCCTGCTATGGCGCCCCCTGCCCTACCCTGACGGCCATCGGCTCGCCGTGCTGTGGCAGGTGCAGCAGGGCGAAGAAGGACAGGTCAGCCTGCCGGACTTCAGGGATCTCGCCGCGGCGCCGGTGTTCGACGGCGCGGCGGCACTCGCGGGCGGACGCGGCAGCCTGCGCGTGGGCGACGGCGTCGACCGTGTCAACGCGCTCGACGCGGACCCGTCGGCCTTCGCGCTGCTCGGCGCGAGGCCGCAGGCGGGCCGCCTGCTGACGGACGCCGACCGCGGCCAGGCCAACGTGCTCATCAGCGACCGGCTCTGGCGCGGCCGGTTCGGCGCGGCCCCGGACATGGTGGGCCGGTCGATCTGGATGAGCGGCCAGACCTGCACCGTCGTCGGGGTGCTGGCCCCGGGCGTCGACTTCGAGCTGCCGGTGGCCGGCGTGTTCTACCTGGAGCGCCACGACATCTGGCGGGCGCCGGAACCTCCGGGCGCGTTCGCCGAACGCCGCGACGTCCGGATGTTCGAGGGCCTCGTGCGGCTCGCCCCCGGCGTGACGCTGGCGGAGGCGCAGGCGGCGGTGGACACGCTGGCCGCCCGGCTGGCCGGGCAGTTCCCGGCGACCAACGGCGGGCGCACGTTCCGGGTGGCGCCGCTGCGCGACGAGATCGTGGCCCGCCTGCGGCCGCCGCTGCGGCTGGCAGGCCTGGCGGCCGGGGCGACGGCGATCCTCGCCCTCGTCAACATGATCGCGCTCGTCACGGTGCGCCTCACGGGGCGCCATACGGAGCTCGCCGTGCGCTACGCACTCGGCGCCGGGCGTCTCCGCGTACGCCGCCAGATCGTCACCGATCACGCATGGCTGGTCGCCGCGGGTGCGGTCCTCGGCACCGCCGTCGCCCGCGCGATCGTGACGCGGCTCCTGGCCAGCGAGGCGGCGCACCTGCCGCGGCCCGACGCCGTCCGCTTCGACGCGCCCGTGACCGCGGTGGTCGCCCTCCTGGGCCTGACCGTGGTGCTGGCGCTGAGCGTGCTCCCCCATCGCCGCGCTCGGCTGTCCGAAGCCCTCAGGCAGGGCGCGCGCGTGGACGGCGGCGCCCGGCGCACGGGGCGGGTCATCATCGCGGTGCAGGTCGGCCTGGCGCTCACGCTGGCGTCGGGCAGCGCGCTCCTCGGCCTGAGCGTGGTGCGGCTGCGATCGCTCGACCCCGGGTTCGCCGCCCCCGGTGTGTCCACGGCGCGCGTGTCCGCCTACGCCGAGGACTACGACGGACGGCAGGACGTCGAGCGCTTCGTCGCGGCGGTGCTGGCGGGCGTCGAGACGCTTCCGGGCGTCACGGCGGTGGCCGCCGGGTCCAGCCTGCCCCTCAGCGGGCAGAGCACCTCCACGAGCGTCGCCGTGGAGGGTCGACCGCGGCCTGCCGCGGAGTTGCCGTCGGCGGGCTGGGAGTTCGTCACGCCCGGCTACTTCGAGACGCTGGGCATCGCGGTGGTCGACGGCCGGCCGTTCGCGGCGGCCGATCGCGATCGGCAGCCCCACGTCACCGTCATCAATCGCGCGCTGGCCGACGAGCTCTTCCCGGGCGGGCGCGCCGTGGGCCGGCGGATCGCCGTCGGCGGCGACCAGACCGACCTGCACGAGATCGTCGGCGTCGTGAACGACGTGCGCCACCAGGCGCTCGCCGATCCGCCGGCGCCTCGCGTCTACGATCTCTTCGGCCAGCACTGGGGACGGACGCTGTACGTCGTGGCGCGATCGGACGCCGACGCGCCGCTGGCGCCGGCGTCGCTCCGCCGCGCGGTCGCTGCCGTGGATCCGCGCGCGCCGGTCTTCGAGACGGCGACGCTGACCGAACTGGCGTCGCGGTCCGCGGCGCCGCACGTCCTCACGGCCGCCGTCGCGGCGGGCCTGGCGCTGGCCGGCCTGCTGCTCGCCCTGGCTGGCGTGGCCGCCGTCAGCGCGTCGTCCGCGGCGTCGCGTCACCGGGAGATGGGCGTGCGGGCAGCGTTGGGCGCCTCGCCGGGCGACCTGTTCCGGATGATGCTCGGGGAGTCGGCCGTGACCGTGATCGCGGGCACGGCGGCAGGCACCGTGGGCGCCTTCATCACGGGACGCCTGCTCGCGTCGCGCGCGTTCGGCGTCGCCGACGCCGACCTGGTGACGCTCGTGCCGCTCGTCGCCGGCCTGCTGGCGGCCGCCGGCGTGATGGCGGCCGTGCCTGCCGCGAGAGCCGCGGCCACGACCGATCCGCTCGAGGCGATGCGCGCCGAGTGA
- a CDS encoding universal stress protein produces the protein MSAPARILVPVDGSDASLRAVDHAIALVRRGLAPGVHLLNVQPPVRGVGSFVSKGDLDTYHRDEGLKALAPAVERLEAAGIAFDRHIAVGEPGPTVAGFVTSLGAEHVVMGTHGRRAVTEMFLGSVARHVIGHCAVPVTLLR, from the coding sequence GTGAGCGCGCCCGCGCGAATCCTGGTGCCGGTGGACGGCTCCGACGCGTCGCTGCGCGCGGTGGACCACGCGATCGCGCTCGTCCGCCGCGGCCTGGCTCCGGGCGTGCACCTGCTGAACGTGCAGCCGCCCGTGCGCGGCGTGGGATCGTTCGTGTCGAAGGGCGACCTCGACACCTACCACCGCGACGAGGGCCTGAAGGCGCTCGCGCCCGCCGTCGAGCGCCTCGAGGCGGCCGGCATCGCCTTCGATCGCCACATCGCGGTGGGCGAGCCGGGACCGACGGTGGCGGGCTTCGTGACCAGCCTCGGCGCCGAGCACGTGGTGATGGGCACCCACGGCCGGCGCGCGGTGACGGAAATGTTCCTGGGCTCGGTGGCCCGGCACGTCATCGGGCACTGCGCCGTGCCCGTCACGCTGCTCCGGTAG
- a CDS encoding PLP-dependent aminotransferase family protein yields MDVPVVVSRRAGAFLGRQVCDGLRQQILAGRLQAGARLPSTRELARALGVARTTVGAAYDQLTAEGYIEARPGSGTFVSAALPARPVPARSGSRPPRQADFPMSRYAGRLAAAGGEAAPPQPGLARSLAAADPFPYAIWHRALRRQLRRGRTGGAPTADATAGHPELRAAIAAYLGRRRAVTCDPDRIVVVGGSQQALDLCARVLVDAGSAVAVEDPGYADARRVFAAAGARVCPVPVDAEGLVVADIPADVRVAHVTPSHQYPTGAVLSLARRLELLAWAREVRGVVIEDDYDSEFRYDAAPLPSLQGLLAPSRVVYVGTFSTAMFAGLRLGYLVPPDELVEPILRAKWYASRHTPDLEQAALAAFIQEGHFERHLRRARRLYRRRRDALVAALDRVFGRAAVVSGQGAGLHLVVRFADPRVARAAEAEADWMSPTRPCYAGRAVPREFIVRFSRIDERAIDAAVRRMATRLSRSPGRAPAGAGFP; encoded by the coding sequence ATGGACGTTCCGGTCGTCGTGAGCCGCCGCGCGGGCGCGTTCCTCGGGCGCCAGGTGTGCGACGGCCTCCGCCAGCAGATCCTGGCCGGCCGCCTCCAGGCGGGGGCCAGGCTCCCGTCGACGCGGGAACTGGCGCGGGCGCTGGGCGTCGCGCGAACGACGGTCGGCGCGGCCTACGACCAGTTGACGGCCGAGGGGTACATCGAGGCGCGGCCCGGGTCGGGCACCTTCGTGAGCGCGGCGCTGCCCGCCCGCCCCGTGCCGGCGAGGTCGGGGAGCCGGCCGCCGCGGCAGGCGGACTTCCCGATGTCCCGCTATGCCGGCCGGCTGGCCGCGGCGGGGGGCGAGGCGGCGCCCCCGCAGCCGGGGCTCGCTCGATCCCTCGCGGCCGCCGACCCGTTCCCGTACGCGATCTGGCACCGGGCCCTCCGCCGCCAGTTGCGCCGGGGCCGCACGGGCGGCGCGCCCACCGCGGATGCGACCGCCGGCCATCCCGAACTGCGGGCCGCCATCGCGGCCTATCTCGGACGGCGGCGCGCGGTGACGTGCGACCCGGACCGGATCGTCGTGGTCGGGGGATCGCAGCAGGCGCTCGACCTCTGCGCCCGCGTGCTGGTCGACGCCGGCAGCGCCGTCGCCGTGGAGGACCCCGGCTACGCCGACGCACGGCGTGTCTTCGCGGCAGCCGGCGCGCGCGTCTGCCCGGTGCCGGTGGACGCCGAGGGCCTCGTGGTGGCGGACATCCCGGCCGACGTGCGTGTCGCCCACGTCACCCCGTCGCACCAGTACCCGACCGGCGCGGTGCTGTCGCTGGCGCGCCGGCTGGAGCTGCTCGCCTGGGCACGCGAGGTCCGCGGCGTCGTCATCGAGGACGACTACGACAGCGAGTTCCGGTACGACGCGGCCCCGCTGCCGTCGCTGCAGGGGCTCCTGGCGCCGTCGCGCGTGGTCTACGTGGGCACCTTCTCCACCGCGATGTTCGCGGGCCTGCGACTGGGCTACCTCGTACCGCCCGACGAGCTCGTGGAGCCGATCCTGCGGGCGAAGTGGTACGCCAGCCGCCACACGCCCGATCTCGAGCAGGCGGCGCTGGCCGCGTTCATCCAGGAGGGCCACTTCGAGCGCCACCTGCGGCGCGCGCGCCGTCTCTACCGGCGCCGGCGGGACGCGCTCGTCGCGGCGCTGGATCGCGTCTTCGGCCGGGCGGCGGTCGTCTCGGGACAGGGCGCCGGCCTCCACCTCGTCGTGCGCTTCGCCGATCCGCGGGTCGCCCGGGCGGCCGAGGCAGAGGCGGACTGGATGTCGCCGACGCGGCCCTGCTATGCCGGACGCGCGGTGCCGCGGGAGTTCATCGTGCGGTTCTCGCGGATCGACGAGCGCGCCATCGACGCCGCGGTCAGGCGAATGGCCACTCGCCTGTCCCGAAGTCCCGGACGCGCGCCTGCAGGCGCGGGGTTCCCGTAG
- a CDS encoding pyridoxamine 5'-phosphate oxidase family protein, which produces MDSNAAPIPVTDRTRLGRKPTRGVFDRAVVYGILDDAFVCHVAFVAGGQPYAIPTAYARVGDVIYLHGSSASRMARALGGGLDICVTVTLVDGLVLARSGFNHSVNYRSVVVLGRARPVEDAAEKLAALAAITDHIVPGRWAGLRPPTEQELKATAVLALPVDEASAKIRTGPPLDGDESAWPVWAGVVPLQTTYGPPEPAADLPPGIAPFDTRVFAARGAAGR; this is translated from the coding sequence ATGGACTCGAACGCCGCCCCCATCCCCGTCACCGATCGCACCAGGCTGGGACGCAAGCCCACACGCGGCGTCTTCGACAGGGCCGTCGTGTACGGCATCCTCGACGACGCCTTCGTCTGCCACGTGGCGTTCGTCGCCGGCGGCCAGCCCTACGCCATCCCGACGGCCTACGCGCGTGTCGGCGACGTGATCTACCTGCACGGATCGTCGGCCAGCCGCATGGCCCGTGCGCTCGGCGGGGGACTCGACATCTGCGTGACCGTCACGCTCGTCGACGGCCTGGTGCTGGCCCGCTCCGGGTTCAACCACTCCGTGAACTACCGCTCCGTGGTGGTGCTGGGCCGCGCGCGCCCCGTCGAGGACGCCGCGGAGAAGCTCGCCGCCCTGGCGGCGATCACCGACCACATCGTGCCCGGCCGCTGGGCGGGTCTGCGTCCGCCGACCGAGCAGGAGCTCAAGGCGACGGCGGTCCTGGCGCTTCCCGTCGACGAGGCCTCGGCCAAGATCCGCACCGGCCCGCCCCTGGACGGCGACGAGAGCGCGTGGCCCGTCTGGGCGGGCGTCGTGCCGCTCCAGACCACCTACGGGCCGCCGGAGCCCGCCGCCGATCTGCCGCCCGGCATCGCGCCGTTCGACACGCGGGTGTTCGCGGCCCGCGGCGCCGCCGGACGCTAG
- a CDS encoding glycosyltransferase, whose protein sequence is MHDAPPARGVLTTVVYSQHSLGMGHFVRSSALAAALAARGRVVLVNGGPPPEGAAWPMGVERLDLPPLVMAADGQLATLDPGTTVEATLTARRTALARVLDEVRPDAIVLEMFPFGRKKFAPEILPILDRLRDAGPGRPRVVSSVRDLLVTSRRDQQGFDDQACLRANRYLDAVFVHADPAFATIDESFRPGVPLSIPVHHTGFVVPRRAPAGGADRAGVVVSAGGGVVGAPLFAAALAAQPALWSEHALAMTLVAGPLCPESVWQRLTQEAARRPGLTLVRAVADLGVLIAQAAVSVSQCGYNTALDVVSAGVPAVVVPFGRASEDEQLRRARRLEARGLVRVVEEQALDGPTLAAAVAAARLAPPPPAAFDLDGADTAARLLQALVSGGAVASSREVGACPSAG, encoded by the coding sequence ATGCATGACGCGCCGCCGGCCCGCGGCGTCCTCACGACCGTCGTCTACTCGCAGCACTCGCTGGGGATGGGCCACTTCGTGCGGTCGTCGGCACTGGCGGCGGCGCTGGCGGCGCGCGGCCGGGTCGTGCTCGTGAACGGCGGACCGCCGCCCGAAGGCGCGGCGTGGCCGATGGGTGTCGAGCGCCTCGACCTCCCGCCCCTGGTCATGGCCGCCGACGGACAACTGGCGACGCTCGATCCGGGCACGACGGTGGAGGCCACGCTCACGGCGCGCCGGACCGCGTTGGCGCGCGTGCTGGACGAGGTCCGTCCCGACGCGATCGTGCTCGAGATGTTTCCGTTCGGGCGCAAGAAGTTCGCGCCCGAGATCCTGCCGATCCTGGATCGACTGCGGGACGCGGGGCCGGGGCGCCCCCGCGTCGTCTCGAGCGTTCGCGACCTGCTCGTGACGTCCCGGCGCGACCAGCAGGGGTTCGACGACCAGGCGTGTCTCAGGGCGAACCGCTACCTCGATGCCGTGTTCGTGCACGCGGACCCCGCGTTCGCGACCATCGACGAGTCGTTCCGGCCCGGCGTGCCGCTGTCGATCCCCGTGCACCACACGGGCTTCGTCGTGCCGCGCCGGGCGCCGGCCGGCGGCGCGGATCGTGCCGGCGTGGTGGTGTCCGCCGGCGGCGGCGTCGTCGGCGCGCCGCTGTTCGCGGCCGCCCTCGCCGCGCAGCCGGCGCTGTGGTCGGAGCACGCGCTGGCGATGACGCTCGTCGCCGGCCCGTTGTGCCCGGAATCCGTCTGGCAGCGGCTGACACAAGAGGCCGCCCGCCGGCCCGGGCTGACCCTGGTCCGCGCGGTGGCGGACCTCGGCGTGCTCATCGCGCAGGCGGCCGTGTCGGTGAGCCAATGTGGCTACAACACGGCCCTGGACGTCGTGTCCGCGGGCGTGCCCGCCGTCGTCGTTCCGTTCGGCCGGGCCAGCGAGGACGAGCAGCTCAGGCGCGCGCGCCGGCTGGAGGCGCGTGGCCTCGTGCGCGTCGTCGAGGAGCAGGCACTCGACGGCCCCACGCTGGCCGCGGCCGTCGCGGCCGCCCGGCTCGCGCCTCCGCCGCCGGCGGCCTTCGACCTCGACGGCGCCGACACCGCGGCACGCCTCCTCCAGGCGCTCGTGAGCGGCGGGGCCGTGGCGTCGTCCAGGGAGGTCGGGGCGTGCCCGTCGGCTGGCTGA
- a CDS encoding TerC family protein, which yields MIVGTLLHELTTAQFYVRLGQIMGIDLLLSGDNAVVIALASRTLPEAQRRVAVIGGAFGAIALRVLFTLVIVWIMQVPYLKLIGGLLLLYIAVKLVLPEGGGDGENIAAGSTVRAAIQTIVLADAVMSLDNVVAIAAAAGGSTVLIVLGLLISMPLIIFGSQLVLRLLGRFPVLVFLGAGLLGWVAGEIIVGDPAVHTRLPFDEHTQALIAKPVLAIAVMAVGALLARRARQRGEGVDLLEGRPS from the coding sequence GTGATCGTGGGGACCCTCCTGCACGAACTCACGACGGCGCAGTTCTACGTCAGGCTCGGCCAGATCATGGGCATCGATCTGCTGCTGTCCGGGGACAACGCCGTCGTCATCGCGCTGGCCAGCCGCACGCTGCCCGAGGCGCAGCGGCGCGTCGCCGTCATCGGCGGGGCGTTCGGCGCCATCGCGCTCCGCGTGCTCTTCACCCTCGTGATCGTGTGGATCATGCAGGTGCCGTACTTGAAGCTGATCGGCGGCCTGCTCCTCCTCTACATCGCGGTCAAGCTCGTCCTGCCGGAGGGCGGCGGCGACGGCGAGAACATCGCCGCCGGCTCCACCGTGCGCGCGGCCATCCAGACGATCGTGCTCGCCGACGCCGTGATGTCGCTCGACAACGTCGTGGCCATCGCCGCCGCCGCGGGCGGATCGACGGTCCTCATCGTGCTGGGCCTCCTCATCAGCATGCCGCTCATCATCTTCGGCAGCCAGCTGGTGCTGCGGCTCCTGGGCCGGTTCCCGGTCCTCGTGTTCCTGGGCGCGGGCCTGCTGGGATGGGTGGCCGGCGAGATCATCGTCGGCGATCCCGCCGTGCACACCCGGCTGCCGTTCGACGAACACACCCAGGCGCTGATCGCCAAGCCCGTGCTGGCGATCGCCGTGATGGCGGTCGGCGCGCTCCTGGCGCGTCGGGCCCGCCAGCGCGGCGAAGGCGTGGACCTCCTGGAAGGACGGCCGTCGTGA
- a CDS encoding PadR family transcriptional regulator: MLASEVRKGSAELLILGTIEARARHGYDIARTIEAGSGGTMTFNTATLYPTLHRLERRGLIAGRWVEKPGERRRRFYRITPAGRAVLRDQRRSWREFVRTLARVAGIHEA, from the coding sequence ATGCTTGCCTCCGAGGTTCGGAAGGGCAGCGCCGAGCTGCTGATCCTGGGCACGATCGAGGCGCGCGCCCGCCACGGGTACGACATCGCGCGCACGATCGAGGCCGGTTCGGGCGGCACCATGACGTTCAACACCGCGACGCTGTACCCCACGCTCCACCGGCTGGAACGCCGCGGCCTGATCGCGGGACGCTGGGTGGAGAAGCCAGGCGAGCGCCGCCGCCGCTTCTACCGGATCACGCCGGCCGGCCGGGCCGTGCTCCGCGACCAGCGCCGCTCGTGGCGCGAGTTCGTCCGGACGCTGGCCCGCGTCGCCGGCATCCACGAGGCGTGA